In a single window of the Arachis hypogaea cultivar Tifrunner chromosome 6, arahy.Tifrunner.gnm2.J5K5, whole genome shotgun sequence genome:
- the LOC112695151 gene encoding pleiotropic drug resistance protein 1 isoform X1, which yields MDEGGSSRAGIRRISSTNFRESFKNMLIESSSSLWSNDTTGVEMFPNNFSFHQEDEEDDEEALKWAAIQKLPTVARMRRGLLATPEGVADEVCIPKLRLQERRALLERLVRVAGQEDTEKFFLKLQDRIERVGITLPTIEVRFEHLKVEAEVHLGTRALPTFANFILNIVQGLLRTLHVIPTRKQRITILQDVSGIIRPARTTLLLGAPGSGKTTLLLALAGKLDSKLKFNGKVTYNGHEMNEFVPQRTAAYVSQHDLHIGEMTVRETLAFSARVQGVGIRYDLLEEVSRREKEKNITPDRDVDVYMKAVATEGQKTNLITDFILKVLGLEVCADTIVGNAMLRGISGGQRKLLTTGEVLVGSARALFMDEISTGLDSSTTFRVVNSLKHLIHSLKGTALVSLLQPAPETYNLFDDIILLSDGHIVYQGPREHVLEFFAFMGFKCPERKGVADFLLEVTSRKDQEQYWVHKDHQPYEFVTAKEFAEALHSFHVGISIDNELATHFDKSKSHPAALATKLYGIGKWELLKACFSREYLLMKRNSFIHIFKLCQIVVVAFIVMTIFFRTNMHRDSVVDGGIYVGAMYYCILLIVLNGFADLTLTISKLPMFYKQRNLLFFPSWVYVLPEWILKLPITFTEVGIWVVLTYYVIGFDPDVGRFFRQFLLLVLVNQMATAVFRFIAALGSKVAFTIGSFTLSILVIVSGFILSKDNMKKWWLWGFWASPMMYGQNAIVNNEFLGKKWRHVLRNSTKPLGIEVLKSRGFFTQSNWYWIGVGALIGYTIVFNIGYILALAFLSPIVQQHGVKSEQSKSNEQNAQKEGGVENNHNRKTGIILPFEPCAVTFDEITYSVDMPQEMKIHGVLEDRLCLLKGISGTFRPGVLTALMGVTGAGKTTLMDVLSGRKTGGYIGGSITVSGYPKNQETFARISGYCEQNDIHSPNVTVYESLVYSAWLRLSAEINAETRKFLQMFIEQVMELVELNLIRNAIVGLPGVNGLSMEQRKRLTIAVELVANPSIIFMDEPISGLDARAAVIVMKAVRNIADTGRTVVCTIHQPCIDIFESFDELFLMKVGGQEIYVGPLGYQCSHLINYFEEIQGVCKIKDGYNPATWMLEVTSLAKEMELGIDFAQEYKDSSLYRRNKELINQLSIPVEGSKDLYFPSKYSRSFFTQCMACLWKQHWSYWRNPPYTAIRFLYTIAVALLFGTVFWNLGSKIEKRQDLFNAMGSMYAAVLLLGIRNSSSAQPLVFVERTVFYREKAAGMYSAFAYAFSQVVIELPYVLLQAVVYGIIVYAMIGFEWTVTKVFWYLFFMYFTFLYFTYYGMMAAAMTPTPPIAVILSSGFYQVWNLFSGFAIPRPRIPVWWRWYYWGNPVAWTLYGLVASQFGDMQDTIDFNGKPTTVQDFLRNYFGFKHDFLGVVGVVIIGFAVTFALVFAIAIKMFNFQRR from the exons ATGGATGAAGGAGGTAGTTCCAGAGCGGGAATTCGTAGGATTAGTAGTACTAATTTTAGAGAGAGTTTCAAGAACATGTTGAtagaaagttcttcatcactttgGAGTAACGATACCACCGGCGTGGAGATGTTTCCCAACAACTTCTCTTTTCACcaagaagatgaggaagatgaTGAGGAAGCTCTCAAATGGGCTGCCATTCAGAAACTACCTACGGTTGCGCGGATGAGGAGAGGGTTGCTGGCCACCCCTGAAGGGGTGGCCGACGAGGTGTGTATACCAAAACTTAGGTTGCAAGAAAGAAGAGCTTTGCTTGAGAGATTGGTTAGAGTTGCTGGTCAAGAGGATACAGAGAAGTTCTTCCTCAAACTCCAGGATCGTATTGAAAG GGTTGGTATTACTCTTCCAACAATAGAGGTCCGATTTGAGCATTTGAAGGTGGAAGCAGAAGTTCATCTAGGAACTCGAGCTTTGCCTACCTTCGCTAACTTCATACTCAATATAGTGCAA GGTTTATTAAGAACCCTTCATGTAATTCCCACCAGGAAGCAACGCATAACTATTCTCCAAGATGTTAGTGGAATTATAAGGCCAGCCAG AACAACATTGCTTCTGGGAGCCCCTGGCTCTGGGAAGACTACACTCCTCTTGGCTTTGGCAGGGAAACTTGATTCAAAACTAAAG TTCAATGGTAAGGTTACTTATAACGGTCATGAGATGAATGAATTTGTACCTCAAAGAACAGCTGCATATGTCTCTCAGCATGATCTTCATATTGGAGAAATGACTGTTAGAGAAACACTAGCCTTCTCAGCAAGAGTACAAGGAGTTGGAATTCGTTATG ACTTGCTAGAAGAGGTGtctagaagagaaaaagaaaaaaatattactcCTGATCGAGATGTTGATGTCTATATGAAG GCTGTAGCAACAGAAGGCCAGAAGACAAATTTGATTACAGATTTTATTCTAAAG GTTTTGGGACTAGAAGTATGTGCTGATACTATTGTAGGAAATGCAATGCTAAGAGGTATTTCTGGTGGGCAAAGAAAACTTCTTACAACAG gAGAGGTGCTGGTTGGATCAGCTAGAGCTCTTTTCATGGATGAAATATCTACTGGTTTAGATAGCTCAACAACTTTTCGAGTAGTGAACTCACTGAAGCATCTCATCCACTCTCTTAAAGGAACTGCCCTTGTCTCACTCCTTCAACCAGCACCAGAGACTTACAATCTTTTTGATGACATTATTCTACTCTCTGATGGCCACATTGTATACCAAGGTCCCCGTGAACATGTTCTCGAATTTTTCGCCTTCATGGGCTTTAAATGTCCTGAGAGGAAAGGAGTTGCAGACTTTTTGCTAGAA GTGACATCAAGGAAAGATCAGGAACAATATTGGGTACACAAAGATCATCAACCTTATGAATTTGTGACAGCAAAAGAGTTTGCTGAAGCACTGCATTCATTCCATGTTGGGATAAGCATTGataatgaacttgctacacactTTGACAAGTCTAAAAGCCACCCAGCTGCTTTGGCAACCAAACTTTATGGCATAGGAAAATGGGAACTCTTAAAAGCATGCTTCTCTAGAGAATACTTACTAATGAAGCgcaattcattcattcacatcTTCAAGCTTTGCCAA ATTGTTGTAGTGGCCTTCATTGTAATGACGATTTTCTTCCGGACTAATATGCATCGAGATTCTGTGGTGGATGGTGGTATATATGTTGGTGCAATGTACTATTGCATTCTTCTGATTGTGCTAAATGGATTTGCTGATCTGACTCTGACAATTTCTAAGCTTCCTATGTTTTACAAGCAAAGAaaccttctcttcttcccttcatgGGTATATGTTCTCCCTGAGTGGATCCTAAAGCTTCCCATAACTTTCACAGAAGTGGGAATTTGGGTAGTTCTTACTTACTATGTAATTGGTTTTGATCCAGATGTTGGAAG ATTCTTTAGGCAGTTCCTTCTTCTTGTACTTGTTAACCAGATGGCTACTGCCGTATTCCGATTTATTGCAGCACTTGGTAGTAAAGTGGCTTTCACAATTGGCTCATTTACATTGAGCATCCTTGTTATAGTGAGTGGTTTCATCTTGTCAAAAG ATAACATGAAAAAATGGTGGTTATGGGGATTTTGGGCATCACCTATGATGTATGGACAGAATGCCATTGTAAATAATGAGTTTCTAGGCAAGAAATGGAGACAT GTTCTGCGTAACTCCACAAAACCACTAGGAATTGAAGTTTTGAAGTCCCGAGGATTCTTCACACAGTCAAATTGGTATTGGATAGGTGTTGGGGCATTGATTGGATATACAATAGTGTTCAACATTGGTTACATCCTTGCTCTTGCTTTCTTGAGTC CAATTGTGCAGCAACATGGTGTTAAGTCAGAGCAATCTAAAAGCAATGAGCAGAATGCTCAAAAAGAAGGTGGAGTGGAGAACAATCATAACAGAAAGACAGGAATTATTCTTCCTTTTGAACCATGTGCCGTTACATTTGATGAAATAACTTACTCTGTTGATATGCCACAG GAAATGAAGATCCATGGTGTTCTTGAGGACAGATTATGCCTTTTAAAGGGTATCAGTGGCACTTTTCGGCCCGGTGTTCTTACTGCTCTAATGGGTGTCACTGGTGCTGGCAAAACAACTTTGATGGATGTACTCTCTGGTAGAAAAACCGGTGGATATATCGGCGGAAGCATCACAGTTTCTGGTTATCCAAAGAATCAAGAAACCTTTGCAAGAATTTCTGGATACTGTGAACAAAATGATATCCACTCGCCAAACGTCACTGTATATGAATCATTGGTCTACTCAGCATGGCTTAGATTGTCTGCTGAAATCAATGCTGAAACCAGGAAG TTCTTGCAGATGTTCATTGAACAAGTCATGGAACTTGTGGAGCTGAATCTAATAAGGAATGCAATAGTTGGATTGCCAGGTGTTAATGGTCTCTCAATGGAGCAGCGCAAAAGGTTGACTATTGCAGTTGAGTTGGTGGCTAATCCTTCTATAATATTCATGGATGAACCAATTTCTGGGCTTGATGCAAGGGCTGCTGTCATTGTTATGAAAGCAGTTAGGAACATAGCAGATACTGGAAGAACAGTAGTTTGCACCATCCATCAACCTTGCATTGATATATTTGAATCTTTTGATGAG CTTTTCCTAATGAAAGTAGGAGGACAAGAAATATATGTGGGGCCACTTGGATATCAGTGTTCTCATTTAATCAATTACTTTGAG GAAATTCAAGGTGTCTGCAAGATTAAAGATGGTTATAATCCAGCTACATGGATGTTGGAAGTAACTTCTTTAGCAAAAGAAATGGAATTGGGAATTGATTTTGCTCAGGAGTACAAAGATTCATCGCTGTATag GAGAAACAAAGAACTTATTAATCAATTAAGTATCCCAGTTGAAGGTTCTAAGGACCTTTATTTTCCTTCCAAGTACTCAAGGTCCTTTTTCACTCAATGCATGGCTTGCTTATGGAAGCAACATTGGTCTTATTGGCGAAATCCTCCATACACTGCTATAAGATTTCTCTACACCATTGCTGTTGCCCTGTTGTTTGGAACCGTCTTTTGGAACCTTGGATCCAAAAT TGAAAAACGACAGGATCTTTTCAATGCTATGGGATCCATGTATGCTGCTGTTCTTCTTCTTGGTATTAGGAATTCTAGTTCAGCACAACCATTGGTGTTTGTGGAAAGAACAGTGTTCTATAGGGAAAAAGCTGCTGGAATGTACTCAGCTTTTGCATATGCTTTTTCTCAG gtTGTGATTGAACTCCCTTATGTCCTTTTACAAGCTGTGGTGTATGGCATTATAGTTTATGCAATGATTGGTTTTGAGTGGACAGTGACTAAGGTTTTCTGGTACTTATTCTTCATGTACTTCACTTTCTTGTACTTCACCTATTATGGCATGATGGCTGCAGCAATGACCCCAACTCCACCAATTGCTGTTATACTTTCATCTGGATTCTATCAAGTGTGGAATCTTTTCTCAGGATTCGCAATTCCACGACCA AGAATTCCTGTGTGGTGGAGATGGTACTATTGGGGAAATCCAGTAGCTTGGACTTTGTATGGATTGGTGGCATCGCAATTTGGAGACATGCAAGACACGATAGACTTCAATGGCAAACCTACAACAGTACAAGACTTCTTGAGAAATTATTTTGGTTTCAAGCACGATTTTTTAGGAGTGGTTGGAGTTGTAATTATAGGGTTTGCAGTTACTTTTGCATTGGTATTTGCCATTGCCATTAAGATGTTTAACTTCCAACGACGCTAA
- the LOC112695151 gene encoding pleiotropic drug resistance protein 1 isoform X2, translated as MDEGGSSRAGIRRISSTNFRESFKNMLIESSSSLWSNDTTGVEMFPNNFSFHQEDEEDDEEALKWAAIQKLPTVARMRRGLLATPEGVADEVCIPKLRLQERRALLERLVRVAGQEDTEKFFLKLQDRIERVGITLPTIEVRFEHLKVEAEVHLGTRALPTFANFILNIVQGLLRTLHVIPTRKQRITILQDVSGIIRPARTTLLLGAPGSGKTTLLLALAGKLDSKLKFNGKVTYNGHEMNEFVPQRTAAYVSQHDLHIGEMTVRETLAFSARVQGVGIRYDLLEEVSRREKEKNITPDRDVDVYMKAVATEGQKTNLITDFILKVLGLEVCADTIVGNAMLRGISGGQRKLLTTGEVLVGSARALFMDEISTGLDSSTTFRVVNSLKHLIHSLKGTALVSLLQPAPETYNLFDDIILLSDGHIVYQGPREHVLEFFAFMGFKCPERKGVADFLLEVTSRKDQEQYWVHKDHQPYEFVTAKEFAEALHSFHVGISIDNELATHFDKSKSHPAALATKLYGIGKWELLKACFSREYLLMKRNSFIHIFKLCQIVVVAFIVMTIFFRTNMHRDSVVDGGIYVGAMYYCILLIVLNGFADLTLTISKLPMFYKQRNLLFFPSWVYVLPEWILKLPITFTEVGIWVVLTYYVIGFDPDVGRFFRQFLLLVLVNQMATAVFRFIAALGSKVAFTIGSFTLSILVIVSGFILSKDNMKKWWLWGFWASPMMYGQNAIVNNEFLGKKWRHVLRNSTKPLGIEVLKSRGFFTQSNWYWIGVGALIGYTIVFNIGYILALAFLSPIVQQHGVKSEQSKSNEQNAQKEGGVENNHNRKTGIILPFEPCAVTFDEITYSVDMPQEMKIHGVLEDRLCLLKGISGTFRPGVLTALMGVTGAGKTTLMDVLSGRKTGGYIGGSITVSGYPKNQETFARISGYCEQNDIHSPNVTVYESLVYSAWLRLSAEINAETRKMFIEQVMELVELNLIRNAIVGLPGVNGLSMEQRKRLTIAVELVANPSIIFMDEPISGLDARAAVIVMKAVRNIADTGRTVVCTIHQPCIDIFESFDELFLMKVGGQEIYVGPLGYQCSHLINYFEEIQGVCKIKDGYNPATWMLEVTSLAKEMELGIDFAQEYKDSSLYRRNKELINQLSIPVEGSKDLYFPSKYSRSFFTQCMACLWKQHWSYWRNPPYTAIRFLYTIAVALLFGTVFWNLGSKIEKRQDLFNAMGSMYAAVLLLGIRNSSSAQPLVFVERTVFYREKAAGMYSAFAYAFSQVVIELPYVLLQAVVYGIIVYAMIGFEWTVTKVFWYLFFMYFTFLYFTYYGMMAAAMTPTPPIAVILSSGFYQVWNLFSGFAIPRPRIPVWWRWYYWGNPVAWTLYGLVASQFGDMQDTIDFNGKPTTVQDFLRNYFGFKHDFLGVVGVVIIGFAVTFALVFAIAIKMFNFQRR; from the exons ATGGATGAAGGAGGTAGTTCCAGAGCGGGAATTCGTAGGATTAGTAGTACTAATTTTAGAGAGAGTTTCAAGAACATGTTGAtagaaagttcttcatcactttgGAGTAACGATACCACCGGCGTGGAGATGTTTCCCAACAACTTCTCTTTTCACcaagaagatgaggaagatgaTGAGGAAGCTCTCAAATGGGCTGCCATTCAGAAACTACCTACGGTTGCGCGGATGAGGAGAGGGTTGCTGGCCACCCCTGAAGGGGTGGCCGACGAGGTGTGTATACCAAAACTTAGGTTGCAAGAAAGAAGAGCTTTGCTTGAGAGATTGGTTAGAGTTGCTGGTCAAGAGGATACAGAGAAGTTCTTCCTCAAACTCCAGGATCGTATTGAAAG GGTTGGTATTACTCTTCCAACAATAGAGGTCCGATTTGAGCATTTGAAGGTGGAAGCAGAAGTTCATCTAGGAACTCGAGCTTTGCCTACCTTCGCTAACTTCATACTCAATATAGTGCAA GGTTTATTAAGAACCCTTCATGTAATTCCCACCAGGAAGCAACGCATAACTATTCTCCAAGATGTTAGTGGAATTATAAGGCCAGCCAG AACAACATTGCTTCTGGGAGCCCCTGGCTCTGGGAAGACTACACTCCTCTTGGCTTTGGCAGGGAAACTTGATTCAAAACTAAAG TTCAATGGTAAGGTTACTTATAACGGTCATGAGATGAATGAATTTGTACCTCAAAGAACAGCTGCATATGTCTCTCAGCATGATCTTCATATTGGAGAAATGACTGTTAGAGAAACACTAGCCTTCTCAGCAAGAGTACAAGGAGTTGGAATTCGTTATG ACTTGCTAGAAGAGGTGtctagaagagaaaaagaaaaaaatattactcCTGATCGAGATGTTGATGTCTATATGAAG GCTGTAGCAACAGAAGGCCAGAAGACAAATTTGATTACAGATTTTATTCTAAAG GTTTTGGGACTAGAAGTATGTGCTGATACTATTGTAGGAAATGCAATGCTAAGAGGTATTTCTGGTGGGCAAAGAAAACTTCTTACAACAG gAGAGGTGCTGGTTGGATCAGCTAGAGCTCTTTTCATGGATGAAATATCTACTGGTTTAGATAGCTCAACAACTTTTCGAGTAGTGAACTCACTGAAGCATCTCATCCACTCTCTTAAAGGAACTGCCCTTGTCTCACTCCTTCAACCAGCACCAGAGACTTACAATCTTTTTGATGACATTATTCTACTCTCTGATGGCCACATTGTATACCAAGGTCCCCGTGAACATGTTCTCGAATTTTTCGCCTTCATGGGCTTTAAATGTCCTGAGAGGAAAGGAGTTGCAGACTTTTTGCTAGAA GTGACATCAAGGAAAGATCAGGAACAATATTGGGTACACAAAGATCATCAACCTTATGAATTTGTGACAGCAAAAGAGTTTGCTGAAGCACTGCATTCATTCCATGTTGGGATAAGCATTGataatgaacttgctacacactTTGACAAGTCTAAAAGCCACCCAGCTGCTTTGGCAACCAAACTTTATGGCATAGGAAAATGGGAACTCTTAAAAGCATGCTTCTCTAGAGAATACTTACTAATGAAGCgcaattcattcattcacatcTTCAAGCTTTGCCAA ATTGTTGTAGTGGCCTTCATTGTAATGACGATTTTCTTCCGGACTAATATGCATCGAGATTCTGTGGTGGATGGTGGTATATATGTTGGTGCAATGTACTATTGCATTCTTCTGATTGTGCTAAATGGATTTGCTGATCTGACTCTGACAATTTCTAAGCTTCCTATGTTTTACAAGCAAAGAaaccttctcttcttcccttcatgGGTATATGTTCTCCCTGAGTGGATCCTAAAGCTTCCCATAACTTTCACAGAAGTGGGAATTTGGGTAGTTCTTACTTACTATGTAATTGGTTTTGATCCAGATGTTGGAAG ATTCTTTAGGCAGTTCCTTCTTCTTGTACTTGTTAACCAGATGGCTACTGCCGTATTCCGATTTATTGCAGCACTTGGTAGTAAAGTGGCTTTCACAATTGGCTCATTTACATTGAGCATCCTTGTTATAGTGAGTGGTTTCATCTTGTCAAAAG ATAACATGAAAAAATGGTGGTTATGGGGATTTTGGGCATCACCTATGATGTATGGACAGAATGCCATTGTAAATAATGAGTTTCTAGGCAAGAAATGGAGACAT GTTCTGCGTAACTCCACAAAACCACTAGGAATTGAAGTTTTGAAGTCCCGAGGATTCTTCACACAGTCAAATTGGTATTGGATAGGTGTTGGGGCATTGATTGGATATACAATAGTGTTCAACATTGGTTACATCCTTGCTCTTGCTTTCTTGAGTC CAATTGTGCAGCAACATGGTGTTAAGTCAGAGCAATCTAAAAGCAATGAGCAGAATGCTCAAAAAGAAGGTGGAGTGGAGAACAATCATAACAGAAAGACAGGAATTATTCTTCCTTTTGAACCATGTGCCGTTACATTTGATGAAATAACTTACTCTGTTGATATGCCACAG GAAATGAAGATCCATGGTGTTCTTGAGGACAGATTATGCCTTTTAAAGGGTATCAGTGGCACTTTTCGGCCCGGTGTTCTTACTGCTCTAATGGGTGTCACTGGTGCTGGCAAAACAACTTTGATGGATGTACTCTCTGGTAGAAAAACCGGTGGATATATCGGCGGAAGCATCACAGTTTCTGGTTATCCAAAGAATCAAGAAACCTTTGCAAGAATTTCTGGATACTGTGAACAAAATGATATCCACTCGCCAAACGTCACTGTATATGAATCATTGGTCTACTCAGCATGGCTTAGATTGTCTGCTGAAATCAATGCTGAAACCAGGAAG ATGTTCATTGAACAAGTCATGGAACTTGTGGAGCTGAATCTAATAAGGAATGCAATAGTTGGATTGCCAGGTGTTAATGGTCTCTCAATGGAGCAGCGCAAAAGGTTGACTATTGCAGTTGAGTTGGTGGCTAATCCTTCTATAATATTCATGGATGAACCAATTTCTGGGCTTGATGCAAGGGCTGCTGTCATTGTTATGAAAGCAGTTAGGAACATAGCAGATACTGGAAGAACAGTAGTTTGCACCATCCATCAACCTTGCATTGATATATTTGAATCTTTTGATGAG CTTTTCCTAATGAAAGTAGGAGGACAAGAAATATATGTGGGGCCACTTGGATATCAGTGTTCTCATTTAATCAATTACTTTGAG GAAATTCAAGGTGTCTGCAAGATTAAAGATGGTTATAATCCAGCTACATGGATGTTGGAAGTAACTTCTTTAGCAAAAGAAATGGAATTGGGAATTGATTTTGCTCAGGAGTACAAAGATTCATCGCTGTATag GAGAAACAAAGAACTTATTAATCAATTAAGTATCCCAGTTGAAGGTTCTAAGGACCTTTATTTTCCTTCCAAGTACTCAAGGTCCTTTTTCACTCAATGCATGGCTTGCTTATGGAAGCAACATTGGTCTTATTGGCGAAATCCTCCATACACTGCTATAAGATTTCTCTACACCATTGCTGTTGCCCTGTTGTTTGGAACCGTCTTTTGGAACCTTGGATCCAAAAT TGAAAAACGACAGGATCTTTTCAATGCTATGGGATCCATGTATGCTGCTGTTCTTCTTCTTGGTATTAGGAATTCTAGTTCAGCACAACCATTGGTGTTTGTGGAAAGAACAGTGTTCTATAGGGAAAAAGCTGCTGGAATGTACTCAGCTTTTGCATATGCTTTTTCTCAG gtTGTGATTGAACTCCCTTATGTCCTTTTACAAGCTGTGGTGTATGGCATTATAGTTTATGCAATGATTGGTTTTGAGTGGACAGTGACTAAGGTTTTCTGGTACTTATTCTTCATGTACTTCACTTTCTTGTACTTCACCTATTATGGCATGATGGCTGCAGCAATGACCCCAACTCCACCAATTGCTGTTATACTTTCATCTGGATTCTATCAAGTGTGGAATCTTTTCTCAGGATTCGCAATTCCACGACCA AGAATTCCTGTGTGGTGGAGATGGTACTATTGGGGAAATCCAGTAGCTTGGACTTTGTATGGATTGGTGGCATCGCAATTTGGAGACATGCAAGACACGATAGACTTCAATGGCAAACCTACAACAGTACAAGACTTCTTGAGAAATTATTTTGGTTTCAAGCACGATTTTTTAGGAGTGGTTGGAGTTGTAATTATAGGGTTTGCAGTTACTTTTGCATTGGTATTTGCCATTGCCATTAAGATGTTTAACTTCCAACGACGCTAA